Part of the Vigna angularis cultivar LongXiaoDou No.4 chromosome 1, ASM1680809v1, whole genome shotgun sequence genome, AAATACatgaaaaatacaaataaatactATTTCCATCTCATATTACATGAAATTAATATGATtctttgtattaaaataattaatgatttagTTAAAGTTAATGGTAAATGTAGCATTAATAGGCATAATGATActattttgagaaaaatattttagtgaTACATATACTTATGAttattcttaatatataaagaagataatgttttcataattatttattgtcatTTGTAATcagaacattttattttttattcaaaaaataatttaattatttaataaaatatataaatgtgtaatttattttactataaataattgtataatcttaagcacaaaaataatcatatattttttttgcttttataaattatatatatttttcaaaattttattttttatattaaaaagtgtACACATGcgatcagaaaaaaaaaaaaacatgcatgTTCTTTAGTTGGtacagaaaaaacaaaatgaaaattggtaaatttatttataataaacaagaaaataatagTGAAAAAGAAGATTGTTGTTGGGAAGACTTGAGAGTTAAATGATCTTAGAAAGGCTGAGGGTGAAGTGCGCAATCACTTGGAGACACTAAATAATAAAACCCTTTGTTTGCAGTTCACATTCGCACTCTCTTCTCTTCCTCACTTTCAAACTTAACCTAAACCCAAACTTGTCGTTTCTTCTCCCAATCACCATCGTTCCGCCTACCACTGCGTCAATGTCGGCCACTGGTGGCGCCGCCATCGCCGGTGGAAACCGAAACCGTAATCGCCATCTCGGTGAGAACCGTTTTTACAGTCCGCCGCCCTTGCGAAAACACAGAGAGAAGCAGGAGCAGCAAAGGTCTTCGTTGTCCAGAACTTCCTCGGAGAACAGGCCCGGTTCCTCTTCCGATTGTTCGATTTCTTCTCGTGCCACATCGGATATGTCCAATTTGGATCGATTGTTGGAGCATATCACGCCCTTTGTTCCCGCCCAATATTTTCCCAAGGTAAAATCAGAGTATATTTCTCCTTTCTAGTTACTCATTATAAAGGTGGAggtgttaaatttatttaatttgcagTGAAGTAGCAGCATTTgacctttttatttatttatttagtggGTGAATGAATGAATAGGTAGGATGTTTGGTTAGTCAATGTAGACATATCATGAATGCCATGGTGGTTTTGTAGTttagtttttgtaatttatggCTTGCGCTGATGTGACCCTAGATTGATTGTTGCAAAACAAACTAGTACAGTGTGAAATGTTGTTTAGTTTGTTTTCAATGACGCACTGCTTATTTGGGTGGATTTTGTTTGTGTGGAAATTAACAGACCAACTCCAGGAAATGGAAAACTAGGGAAGCTGAATTGCATCCATATTTTGTGCTTGGAGACTTGTGGGAGTCTTTTAAGGAATGGAGTGCATATGGGGCTGGTGTTCCTATAGTGTTGAATGGGAGTGAATCCGTGACACAGTATTATAATGTCTCCTTATCTGCCATTCAGCTGTATATCGATCCTTCAAAACCCTCCACTAGACTGAGGTATGTCCGTGTTAAACATTTTGGCTCTAAATTggatcttaaattttttactgGATTCCTTTTTGTTTATAGATGTACCTTTCCATGATTGGTGATCAATTGACTTTTATTCTTAACTTTTAAATGTTCTTAAATCAGTACTTTTTTTAGTTGATGTCTTGTACAATTTACTTTTGGTATGACTTGGTGAATTGAAACTGTTCATTTTAGATGTCAAGGAAGATTTTGTAATGCATTtctattatgcatgatgagtaaaTGGAGTTCCAATTATCCACTAAGACCTTGACGTTATCACTTGGAGTCCTTTGATGCATGGATAAATATTCTTTcaagtttctaacaacttaaggCAGAATTTAATGAGACTGAAGCAAAGTTTCACTTTTGTCTACAAATTGATCAATTAGTTCACAAATTAATGCCCATGTTAGCCCTGCTTGATTTTTCTTATGTTAGTGTTTGATTTGTTCTTAAATATCTTAGTGCTGTATTTGCTTGTGTGGGGTGGCTAtagtgaataaaaatatatgaaatctgGATACATTATATGACAAGGATGTTATACAAATATGTGACAAGTATATTATACAAACAGATATGAGAATGCAGGATATTCTTCAAAATTCAAAGATATAACCTAGATAAATGAACTTGAGCTAAAAAATACTTCACATAAATGCAAAATATATGTGAAGAGAGGTTGAGCATTTCCAATTAATACATAACTATATTGGAAGATGGTGATCATGCATTCTGAAAATAATGCTTATGATAGTGGGAAAAGTTACAAAGCCGCAGTTGCCTAACTTTCAATTGTACATGTTACAAGATTACTTATTTTCCCCAAACTCAAGTTAGGATGTAACAAAAGTCATTAGTCCTACTCTAAAGAAGTTTGCAACATATTTTACCTACTGTTTACTGTATAAAGTCAGGTTTGGTCCTATTCTAAGCATTGGATTCATATCTCAAGAATATTAATTGgtagtttttctttcttgaaaataaaagatactTCTTGGATTCATATCTAGGAGGATCATGTGCGTATTCATATTGGACATGATATGGGTAAGACACCTAAGCTTTGCCATTGTTTAGGAGTATCTAGGCTTTgcatataaaagtatatatcaATACTTTTGGCTTGGCTTCTGATTATTGCGCTATGGAGATGCCTTTGGCAAGGTAGAGAGAATATTCTCCCATTACTGAGTGTTGAAGGATAACATGAGGTGGGAGGAAAGGCTAAGTAAGTAGCTTAAGAACTCACATGCTATGCATGTATAGTGCATGATTGAATCGTCTAGGCCAAGTTGCCAATGTCTGGTGGATACATCAACTTGTGTACAATTTTATAATGGTTGAGTAAGCTGGTAATATATTTTCCAATCAGGAATGTGTGATCTATCTCTCTAAGAGACATAAGAATTGAGCATATTACTGTATTGTTCATCACCTTCTGCAGCTCTATAAAATGTACTGTTAGTAGTATTTTTACGTGTTATAACTTTGATGCTATTTTGTCCGGCTACTCATAGTAGCCTTCTGGGTGTCTACTACTAGTTgcctattttaatatattacatttagCAAGTTGTAGACAATATTCAATATGATACAAATTTATCTTACAGTTTTATGCTCATAAACACAATCATTTAAATGCTAGGAGTTCAGATCAAGGAACCAAATCATTTCCCTTTTTGCACGTGTCATGATCTACCCTTTCCAGGACCAGTTTACCATTTTAGCTGAATTTAAAGACATGACACAGTATGATATGTAACAATGTCATTctaattttcatctttttccaGGAAACCCAGTCAAGAAAGTGACTCTGAATCAGCTAGAGAGACAAGTAGTGACAGCAGCAGTGGCTATTGTCATGAAAGAGGAGCTAAGAGTGTTCATAGCAGTAGGAATCATCTTAATGTTTTGGATGCAAGCAATCATGCTTTGGAAAGGGTCTCACAAGGTAAACCTTTCATGGGTTCATCAAGTGATGAGACTGAGAGCTGCAACCCTCCTGGTCAGCTTATATTTGAATTCTTTGAGCATGAGTCACCTTATAATCGTGAGCCATTAGCAACCAAGGCAAGATGTTATCATTTGTTGGACTTACATATTAGATTGTGTGTTtgtttggataatttttttcGTAGCacttttatctaaataaaataaaaggaaagatGAAACTAACTTTTCGTGAGCTAACTTAGCTTGTGAATGactttgtttcatttttttcttattttcttctgtAAGTGCTTATgggaaaaaaatttaaccaaatagatcatattttctttttaatcctAACAAGTATTCATATTGCTTGACTCAGATTTCTGATCTTGAACGACAATTTCCAGAGTTGAAAACGTACTGGAGCTGTGATCTTTCCCCTGCAAGTTGGGTTTCATTTGCGTGGTATGTTTTTCTCATCCTCTTGGTCTTCTAATTATTGTGGTTGGACAATGCCTGTTGtaattactaatttaaaattatttgttgcTGTGTATTTTTAAAGGTACCCAATATACAGAATACCTACTGGTCCAACATTACAGAGCCTGAGTGCTTGCTTCCTGACATACCATTCCCTGTCAACAGCTCTGCAAAGTATGTCTTGTTGTCTGTATAATTTCTGTGTATGCTAAATGTTTGTAAATAGGCATCAACTATAACACGTGTAATCTCTGAATCAGGTTCAAATACTGATGGGCTACATAATCATTATTCAAGAGGTAGGGACATATCGAAGCTATCATTACCAATCTTCGGGCTTGCCTCACACAAGTTTAAAATTTCTGTCTGGGATCCTGACGGAGTTTCTGAATGTCAGAAAGCGAACTCTCTGTCGCGGGCTGCTGAAAACTGGCTTAGGCTATTGCGAGTCAATCATCCTGATTACAATTACTTCATGACTCATTATACATATTTGAGATGACCGGAGATTCTCTCAACAGAAGCAGCCCAACTTCCTAATACCAGTTTATGTAATCCCTGCCAGTATATTTGTGTTGTCCATTAAATTAACAGTTATTTTTCCATATGCTCACAAACGCCTGAATCACTTGTGTTTTCCTAAATAGAACACCAGGGTCACTGCTTCAGTAAGGGGAGAATAGGTATTGAAAACTATATACACCTTTCAGATTGAAGGGTCTGCTTCTGATTTCATACGGATGCAAAAAAGaacattattaacaaaatttaagctttttttttatgtctgTTATCCTGATTATGGCTGAAAGATCCAATTAATATACCACCTGATACATGTCTATTATTAATGATGCCAACATATTTGTCCCATAATAAACCTCTTTATGGTGTGTGGAATCTAGTTTGATTGTGACGAATCATGCCATTGAAGTAAAAATCATGACAGGAAAAAATATTGgtaacattatttatattcCATGCATGTACATGCATGATAATCTTTGCTAATGATTTCGTATGTTATGACTGTTACCAAATCCTGGATCACTTGTAAGTAAAAGTGGGACTAAATTTATCTAAACTACCTTTTAGTCATAAGCAATTATGTTACATTCTTGAGAGTTCAAAAGGAGCATAGATTGAAgatctttcaaaatatttaaggtGTAAATTCTAATcaatttttgtcaataattgaaaatgtatcatttaaaattttctcttaTTGAACTAGCACAGTTGATTTTCTTGTTTTGATATTCATTGGTAATAATCACAGGGTTTTTCTTCACTTCAAGTTTCGCATTCACAACTCCAAATTTTGGCGTTcaattctttttttgttttccatAATAGTTGGATTAAACTTTAACTTCAATGCAGAAAGTTTTATAATTCCTGTGTCTTGCATGCACATTTTCTTTAGTTAGTTTCGTACACAACTTatcttgtttttttgttttcaattcgTTGTATATCCTATTCATATATTATAGTTTATCacgtaattttttttcctttttacacCAACTTATCATGACTCAAATAGAGGTTCTGATATTCCTATTTATTATGCAGACTATAGTAAATGTATTTTGAATAacaatttgaaaattcaaataacATTTAATATGCGAATTAATGAAACTTCCTCCATCCAGCAGTGACCTCAAAGGTATATAAGTAGGAGTTGGGTATTTTGCAAACATCAAGGTTTCAAAAAGTTGTAAGAACCAATAGTGAACATAAGAATCTTATGAAAGATGCCAACCAgattattagtataaatttgTACCAATATATTTTGCATCATAAATATTCTAAATCCAaagtttaatattattacatGAATCATTTAAGAGTAGTTTTTATATACTTATCACGCTCGAAATTATTATGGTAAACTGTTGGCGTATAATTCTGTTCTACATTACGCTTTAAAACATGTTATTGACTTGCCCATTTTACTAACTCAAAATGTGAGACTATAGAAATATATCTAAATTCAagctaaaaagaagaaaaatattgcattaaaaattgattttatagaTTATAGAACTAAAGTATGTTCAAACacaaaattttaagatatataatgAAGAATGAAAGATTTCTACAGTCCATATAATCTTCCCTTAAGTTGTGCAAATGACAAGAAAAACAgagaagattaaaaaaaacactatcCTTGTGCACATTATCTATATAGAATATGTTCGAGAATAactatttttatgcttgaagaGTTCAAGGGTTATCTATGAATATATTTACTTcagattttttgttgttgtggcTCTTATGGGGAACTTTTATAGTTCATAAAGTGAAGCTAAGAGAACAATTATGatttattgatttttgtaaTCCAATCACAAATGAtcataaatgttatatttattgatttttaaaataattgtcttaaatgattttaattaatcaatggtaaaataaagtttcacatggctttttttattttagggaatttatttaactttccgATATAGTATTATCACCCCATAAGGCACTTTTAGAAAtgagttaaatttattataaataattatatggaTATCAATTATTAGCAAGCTCTCGTAGCTCAGTTGGTTAGAGCACCCGTTTAGTAAGCGGGAGGTCTTGAGTTCGACTCTCAACGAGAGCATATAATGATttgtttttgaatatttttaaaatattgctTTTATCCATTTTTCGGACACTTTtctgttaattatattttttttgtgttttgggCTTTGGCCCAATTACGCTAccactaaaataattttaagatgtAAGATTtgtacataatttatttatgacttAACAACGTAAAATCCtcaatataacaaataaaatttggtCAACTTTACTATTTTCCCctgctttatttatttttttccacgGGTAAGAAGACTAATATCTTATTTAGatattttgaacaaatttttttctttaacgattttttcataaaaataaaattaattttccataagttaaaatcaatgttctatactaattttaatttttttaacgtatagaaaataaaatttatgtttctcGTGTTGAAGTCGTTAAAAAAAACTTGTCCAAAAGAACTCTAaagctctttttttttttctgggtaAAATGACGCATTTATTTAGATAAAGTATATATTAGtcactttaaaaatatatattttaatagttttgaaatgaattagtatataaattgcttttaattaaaattaaactaattataatacAATTAATACAAA contains:
- the LOC108332035 gene encoding uncharacterized protein LOC108332035 isoform X2; amino-acid sequence: MSATGGAAIAGGNRNRNRHLGENRFYSPPPLRKHREKQEQQRSSLSRTSSENRPGSSSDCSISSRATSDMSNLDRLLEHITPFVPAQYFPKTNSRKWKTREAELHPYFVLGDLWESFKEWSAYGAGVPIVLNGSESVTQYYNVSLSAIQLYIDPSKPSTRLRKPSQESDSESARETSSDSSSGYCHERGAKSVHSSRNHLNVLDASNHALERVSQGKPFMGSSSDETESCNPPGQLIFEFFEHESPYNREPLATKISDLERQFPELKTYWSCDLSPASWVSFAWYPIYRIPTGPTLQSLSACFLTYHSLSTALQSSNTDGLHNHYSRESELSVAGC
- the LOC108332035 gene encoding uncharacterized protein LOC108332035 isoform X1; the protein is MSATGGAAIAGGNRNRNRHLGENRFYSPPPLRKHREKQEQQRSSLSRTSSENRPGSSSDCSISSRATSDMSNLDRLLEHITPFVPAQYFPKTNSRKWKTREAELHPYFVLGDLWESFKEWSAYGAGVPIVLNGSESVTQYYNVSLSAIQLYIDPSKPSTRLRKPSQESDSESARETSSDSSSGYCHERGAKSVHSSRNHLNVLDASNHALERVSQGKPFMGSSSDETESCNPPGQLIFEFFEHESPYNREPLATKISDLERQFPELKTYWSCDLSPASWVSFAWYPIYRIPTGPTLQSLSACFLTYHSLSTALQSSNTDGLHNHYSRGRDISKLSLPIFGLASHKFKISVWDPDGVSECQKANSLSRAAENWLRLLRVNHPDYNYFMTHYTYLR